ACAACCGGAAGCGGCCTTGGCTATCAGATCACAACCGACTTTACGCCTTACAGGGGATACCCGGAGCTTGCGCAGGGCGATGCTGACGCCGCAGACTGGATAACGAATGCACTCCGTAAGATAGACCAGGATATAGGGACAGGCGTAATCGGTGGAGGCACTTCCACGAGCGCCACGGCAGGCAGTCAGACACTACCGTCCAATCCGGCTGGTTTTATCAATGTGATCATTGCTGGAGTGGCAAGGAAGATCCCGTACTATAACGTATAGATTATTACTTTTTATCATTTTACGGAAATTGCACGGAATTTGCCGTAAAATTGGGGTATTTTGAGGCATTTTGAGGGGTGTGTCAGGTTTGTCACAAACACCATAACCCCCTGAAATGCTTGATTTTATTTGGTGGGCCGTGGAGGGATCGAACCTCCGGCCCGCTGATTAAGAGTTTGTTTAGTATGATTCCGCTCCATTTCAGCCCATAACGCAACTATCAGAAAGATTTAATAAAACTCATCTTCGCCCTTTTCGTCAAACATGGATTTATCGTTAATTTCCATTTGATTCGTTTGCAGTTTGTTTGCAGATTTATCTCCAAAGAGACTATCTTCAAGTCCTTTTACCGCAGCCTCCTGGAGCCCTGGGAGGGCGTGGCTGTATATGTCCATTGTGATCCCTATTCCAGAATGACCAAGGCGCTCGGAAACAATTTTGGGGTGAACTCCCTGATGCAGGAGCAGTGTCGCATGACAATGCCTTAGATCATGGAACCGGATGACGGGGAGTTTTGCTCCCTGGGTGACTCGTTTAAAATCCCTGGTTGCCAAGTTGTGTGCGTGGACAGGCTTCCCATTTTGCTGGCAGAAGATAAGATCATGATCTTTATAATCAGCCCCGAAAAGGCGCCGGTGATCGTTCTGCTCCTCCCGAAGATTTAACAGCTCGTCTACGACTATTTGCGGTAGAGGTACCGCCCGTCTGCTCTTATTGCTCTTGGGTTCCTTAAAGAGCTGGACCTTCCCGAGGCGATAGAATGTCTGTCGAATGCGGGCCACTTGCCGAGTTAAGTCCACATCTTGCCAGCGAAGTCCTAAGATTTCCCCTTGACGCATACCTGTCATAATAGCCATCAGGTAAATCCTGTAATATAAAGACTGCTGCGCACTGATGAGAAATTTCTTAACCTGTCCCTCATCCCATATTTTAGGCTCAGGTTTATTCTTCCTCGGTGGATCCACCATCTCACAGGGATTTCTTACCAGGAGTCCCCAGCGGACAGCATGCTGCAGGGCCTGACGAAGTACCCTATGATGATAGAGCACTGTAGTTGGTGAAAGCCCAGTAGTTAATCGCTCACTGTAGTAACCCTGAATTTTCTGCGGAGATAGTTTGGTTAAAGGGATATTGCCGATGCACGGCTTTAAATGCAGTTTGATTGTTTCTTTATAACTTTTAAGAGTTGTTATTGCAACGGATCCAGAGGCATAATCTGATAGCCATTGATCCAGATATTCACCAGTCTTTAATTTATGCGTCGGGATCGTCCCACCGCCAAGGAGCTGGCTCAAGAGATTTGTAAGATGTGTTTCAGCTTCTTTCCTGGTTCTGTGGGAGAACCACTTCTGCCGGCGCTTGCCTGCTTCATCCGGTTCGGTATCAATGACTACTGCGTAGCGTTTGCCTCGTTTTCGGATGTGTCCGCGCATATTGGCGTAGTATAATGTTTATGTTAAAGAGAATCAACTATTAATCTGAACAACTATTAATCAGCGACCTAAAACGCCTCTCCCCTAAAATGCGGACACCACCAGACCCCCTGCTTTACTGCTTCCGCCTGGAACTGATCTTCAAGTGAAGAGGGATGATGCCCTCCGATTTTAAGCGGGTGAATATACTGACACGGTGACAAGGGTATGTATGTCTTTGGCTTATCCTCAAGTTCCATCTCCTGGTGGCGCTTTCTGATCTGGACCATGGGATCATCTCCCTCGAGGGCCTCTTCATAACCCTCAAGAATCTCGTCATACATATCTGACATACTTACCGATAGCGCAAGTCTCCTCCCTTCTTCCTTTGCATCAACACCAAACATCCAGCAATATGCCCTGTAGTCTCTGCAAAGCAGGCTACGCATGTAACACTCAAGAGTTTTATTTGTCTCCCATGGCATCACCGGCATGTTGTTAATCTCGATGCTGACACCTTTCCATGACCGCACTATCTGGAAGAGTTTCTGAAACAGCTTTAACTGCTGCTACAAATAATAAAAATATTCTTTTCATGATTAGTCCCTCCTTTATTGGCCCTATAAACCCTATCTGATAACTGTTTCAATTCCGCTCCCGGGTAATTCCTTTCCGCAGTACCGGCAAACAATCGCTTCAGCCTTTATCATCTCCGCACAGTAAGGACATTTTTTCATGTCTGACGATAGAGTAAACGATCTCTTTGTTTTGCAATACGGACATTCAATCGCTTCTTTCCGGCGCCATTCATTACATTTAAGACACTTCCAGCCATCCTTGCTAAAATCCTCTATCTTTATTTCTGGCAATACAAGAAGAATTAAAACTACGAGCGGTGTGAGGAGTAGGCTACATACTACCCATCCACCAATGGAACGCTTCTTTTGTTTTGCCAGAAGATAGGCGAGAATGGCGCCTATGATCCAGACTGCTACAAATGGCATTTCAGTTTTCCCTGCCTTAGATTAAAGATGCTTCACCCAATGCTCTTCCGAGATGATTGATACAGGGCTACCTTTCTCCTTCAATTCAATAGCTGCCTTTATTTTTAACCCGTGTGTCGAGTGTTTCCAATCAGTGCTCCCAAGCAAGCCGATCACAAGATAATTAGTTTTCTGAGTGACATTTGATTGAGGTATGCCGCCTCTATATGTAATTTCCCTCTCGCATTTATTTCGTGCGCCATAGCAAAACTTTCCAGTTAAACAAAATTGCATGCTTTCAAATATAATCGGAGGTGCTGGTTTATCAAGAGGCAATAAAGTTGAAGCATGGGAAAGATTCTCAATTATTTCTCCGGTGCTATAATCAATTAATTCATGTTCTGGCCTGCATCCAGTTATCTCAGACAACAAATTGAAAAGCTCCGCTCTTTCGCCATCATCAATGATATTGTCCTCAAGAATTTTCTCTATTCGGGAGGCCAAAATATTAGCAGGCCATGTATCCACGATCTCCCTACTCAGATTAAGCCAATGGGCAAGAAATCGGGCTTCGCTGTCATGTAATATCCTATCCGCCTGAATGCCCTTGCAAAGGCCTATTAATTCATCAATGGTTCTATTTGTAAGACGTTTTGCACTGAAATTTCTATTGATTGGTTGGCCATGGGGACCAAGATTCTTGCTATTATTACGAATCACAGTATCGTTGGTCTGCTTTTCCTCATTTTCAACTCCACCTAATCCAATTGTTACGATTAAATCCTTTTCTTCAGGCATAGGACACCCACATTCAAGCGAGTCATGTTCAACACAGTAATGGTATTGCATAATCACTCCTCCACGTTTTCAATGTCGGCCTTCCCCATCTCGTAATCATGCTGGACCTTCTGATATTCCCAACGGGGACATGAATTATTCCCTTATGATCTGACATTGGACTATTTCTTCTTCGCCAACTGATGTTGGAACGACGGCGAGATGAGGGAGTAATCGTCCCCAGAAATTAAAGTTGGCCACTGCCTGAATAAAATATATCTTTCCAGGCTCAACTTCAATTGATAAACTCTCAACCATTATTGGACTCTTTGACCAAATAGTTACTTTGCCAGGTATTGCCTGGAAATAGAAATAACTGCCACTCAACATTACGACGTCTCTGGCTTCTGTACTTACTTCCATAGTTCTGATTGTGCCATCAGGGGGCCGGTAAACATAAATGAGGGACTGATTGATGGGAATCTCATTTATTCCTACAAAATGCGGCCCGAGTGGGACACATGAGGTGCAAGCCATGAATAAAAAAAAGATAGCAATGACTATCTTAATAAATGTCTTATCTAACACCATAATGTTTACTCCCATTCAATATCCAACTGGTAAACGTTCTCCCATACTCTGCAATAGCTCCGAGTTATTGTCCGGAATGTTTGATGTTTTTTTTGATGTCTTTCTCTTTATCAGGATTATCCAAGAAAGCCTCAATGTTCTGTTTAATTGCTACAATGGTCTTATCCTGCTTCTCCCGGAATATCCTCAGCAGTTTTTCGACGTATTCTTTTTCATCTTTGTCTTGTAATAAAACAACATCAGGATTATCACCGGTAAGGAGTTCCTCAACGGTGACTCCTAAGACCTTGGCAACTTCATAAAGCTCATTAGCTTTTGGAATTGAGCCTCGCATGATGCTATTAACTATCCCCTTTTTTATACCCTTAGAAATTAAAGCATGCGTGCCACCGTGGTTTTTTGAAAATTCTATGTAGTTGTCTTTTAAGGACTTTCCCATAATAGTATCAAGTAGTACAAATAATGCTTGACAAATGTATCAACTGATGTATACTTCTCTCCATCAACTGGGAGATAGTTAATGATCAATTATTCAAAAGCATCAGTGGGTGATGGTTACTTTGCTATACCGCTGTCTATGGCCTGCCATAGAATAAAATGCATTGAAGTAATCAGGATATGGCGCTCCTGGCTTCAACGTACCACAAAACAGCAGCATTCTGACTGTAACCATCTGGTATTGCATCTCAACAGAGACCCCTACTTCAAACTGACATTTGCGATAGGAGGACTTCATCACACACCGGTGATGAGATGTCTCTTCTACCTTTTACCCTCGATCACCCATCAGTCAGACTTCAAGGGGTGTCAGCCCCAAAGCAAAGAGGGTGAACTCAAAAGTTTGGTCATATTAATGAACCTCCTTTTGAGATTTCGGGGCTTAAGCCCCGAGTCGAAAACAGCTTGGGCGGGCAGACTATCTCCCAAAGACACGTCTATGCCCGGCCAGGAACAGAAAGGCCCTGTGGATCCCTGCCGGAGACCGGGGCCTTTCCTGTATTTATTAGTGTTTATATCACATCCCCCTACAGTAGTAAATAGATTATTGTCCATATTTAGCGTGTCGTCAGCTAACCAGTTAAGGGAGGGTTTAAGGGTTCCATGCACAGAAGTTTATTAGCTCCACAATGCATAAACGAGTCGCTTGAGCCTGCCACTGATGCTGTCAAGAGGAAGCTAAGGGTTTGCGCAAATATCGCATGCAGGGAGCTGTTTCAGCCACAAAGAGACTGGCAGAAGTTCTGCTCCACTGAATGTCATGATGATTATCATTCGATGGCTCATCAGATCGGGACTGCCGCCCTCGATGCTGTTTATGGTCTTAAGATAGCGAAGGAGGGCAGGAATGACCAGTAGAAAGACTGAATTATTCTCTAATCCTTCATCTCTCCGGGAAGCCCTCTATGACATGGTTCATCGCTCGAAGATTCCAGCAAAGGCACAGGTTGAAGAGCTTGGAATCTCATACTCATATCTCTGTAATGCATCAAACCCAAACCTTGAGGGAGAAGGGTTTGATTATCAGTTACGGCTCTTAATCCCTCACACAAGAATTACTCAGAACTTCACCGCTCTTAACTTTATTGAGCAATCACTTGGGAGAATTGCCATTCAGATACCAAATGCTACCCCGTCAACCGGTGACCTTGTTAAGGAGTTCTCAAGGACTACATCTGAATTCTCTGACATCGCACGCGAGATTGGAAATGCACTGCAGGATGACAAGATAACAGAAGCCGAATACCGGCGCCTGGAGAAGGAGAGTTGGGAGTTGATCCGCCAGACTATTCTACTGCTTGAAAAAGTCAAAGAGGCGGTAAGACCTAACGGGGGTGCATATCATGAGTGAGAACAGTGCTACAGGCATAGAGAGGTTCTCTCATCGGCGCTTACTCCTCACTGTAAAAGAGGCTGCTGAAGTGCTGGGTCTCTCTCCCCGTATGGTCTACGAATTCGCCAACAGAAAGATGTTCCCTGAGGGAGTGGTAATCAGGCTGGGTAAGTCTATGTACCTGAGTCGTCCACGTCTTGAGATTTGGCTTGGTGCAAGAGAGAAGGAAGAGAAAGAGCGACAGGAATTGAGGGTGAGAACTGCTGGGGTTGTCTGGCCTCGGTATTAAAGAAAGGGAAGGCGATAGCATGATTACCGGCACGTTAAAAAAATTCGATACGAAGGGGATTAAATAAGATGGGGGTACCTAAACAGTTGAATCACAGAAACAGGGAATGGTTGATTGACGAATATATCACTAAAGATAAAACAATAGCTACTATGGTCAGAGAGACGGGCTCCACGAAAGGGACTATCAGCAGATGGTTAAAATACTATGGTATATCGGTCATGAGGAAAAAGGAATCACGAGAGATTTTAAGGATTAAGTCTATCAACAAATTTGAAAATTCTTATATCCCCATCCCTGAATCCGGATGCTGGATTTGGGTTGGACATACGGAATTGAAAGATGGTTATGGTAGATTTTATGATTACCAGACCAAAAAGACTTTTTTTGCTCATAGAGCATCATGGGAATTGTTTGTTGGCCAAATACCAGTAGGGGGACTTGTTCTCCATCATTGCGATACTCCTCCTTGCGTAAACCCGCACCATCTCTTCATCGGAACAGTCCGGGATAATTATTGGGATTGTCATAATAAGAAGCGTCATTCTCACGGCATTAAGCACGGAATGTCTAAATTAACAGAAGGTGATGTCCGTGCTATACGGGAGGATCATAAGACCAATCCAGAAATTGCTAAACGCTATGGCGTGACTTCGACAATGATCGGTTACATTAAGAGGCACCAGAATTGGAGGCATGTCCAATGATATCCGGCACCATCGTTAAGGTTGAGCCAACGCAAGACAATGTGTCTATCACCATCAAGGTCGGCTACGATCATTATCTTGAAGCTGCCTCGATGTTGATGAAGGCTAAGAATAACAATGAAGGTGTTTGTGTTCTTCCGGCGCAAACTGAGCTTTCGGAGGGACGGGAAGAACTCCTCCGGAATATCAGAGACAACCTTGAGGCAATCAGGGAGAAGGTGAACGGGCTATGAACCAGCACAGCATACGGAAACTCAAAAGCGTGCGGGTGTGTTCATGTGGCCGCATATTCAACAGCAAGGAAGATGCGGCAGGTCACAGAAAGACATTTTTAACCAGAAAGGAGGAAGTAGATGGCGACAAAACCACAGACGGTCAAGGTGATGGTGTTCCTGAAAAAGAGTCAGGTGCAGAGGCTTGATGCGATAGCAAGGAAATCAGCAGGCACGAATCGTTCAGTATTCATCAGAGAGGCGATTGATTATTATCTCAGGAAAGGGTAAGTGATGGAATGCGCCAAATGTCAGAATAATATGAGTTACGAAACCTCACAGGGTGTCTCGTATTACCGCTGCTGGTGTTGTGGCAACCGGATATATCCGGAACATCCAAGGCGGGAGGGAGCAGGAGTTGATATTAAGAAGGGTGTTGTCCTGACGAGGGACAGGAAAGGAGGTGGTGGAGAATGACCGGGAAAGATATAGTGACAGCGGCTGAAAGGCTGAGGCTACTCAAGAGGCCGGAGACTCCAGTACGGAGATTCATTAGAAACATGATTGCAGCAAAACATATAAGAGGAGGTTATGATGCAGTTCCTGAGCGGGTTGATCGTAGGGGTAGCGATAGGGATAGCGGTGGTGTTCATATATGCGCTGTGTGCGGCGGCAGGTGAGGCAGATGAGAGGGCAGAGAGAATATTACGTCAAGCAAGAAAAGAAAAGGAGCTTGTTTAATGTACGCATTAATCTACTCAAACACCGACATCGTGGCCGTGTCAGATGACAAAAACAAGCTCCTGCAATATAGGGACAGCCTGCCGCTTGTTGAGAAGATGATGTATGTGGTAGCAGAAAAGAAAGAAGGATATTGGGAGAAGATAAGGGGGTGATGAAGTGAGAGACGCACAATATGGCATCATAGATTTTATGTCAAGCCCTGATCAGCTGGTCATCATAGATATAGGACCATGGCATATACATTCCACCATCACAAATAGTGTGGAGCTGGTGGTTGATAGGCTTGTGAGTCAGTGCCTTCTTCCGGCAGGGCGAAGGCTCTTTTATTACGATTCAGAAGGGGAACTCGCTGAAATACTGATACGAGATGGAATGTTTGCAGGATTTGCATCAGTTACAGATCTAAATGAAAAAGCCTCGTCAGCGGCAACTAACGAGGCAACAAAAGGACAACCATGACAACAATAGCAGTAACAGAAGAGATTGTCAATTTGCATGACCAGACTTATTGCGATGGAACGCTGTGTATCGGATGCGATTATAACCATGAGTTCTCGGAGTTGGAGCCTTGGGGTGATACCGTGGTGGAGAGGAAGTTGCGGGAGTGCATCGTTGAGAATATTGGGGATTGTCCGGGGGTGAGGAAAAGATGAGTCCATTGCGCTGGTTTCAATGTCCCGATAATGAACGGATTGAAACAGTCGCTTGCCTTGCCGAAGGTGGCTGCCGGATGGGGTCCAGATGCGCCTCTCGATCATATCTCAAGATTGCAGCCCGTGATCGGAGGTGGACTGGAAAGCCCTCGACCACACAACTGATCGGGGGGACCCTTCACGCTTTCCTCAGGATCACCAAAGATTATGCCATATCCCCGGATTCAAGGGCCTTCATGATTACCGGGACGAAAAGCCACGCCGCACTTGAGGATGCGGGGGATGAATACTCTCTATTGGAAGAACGATTCGATGGGGAGGATGTAGACATCACGGGAATCGCTGACATCCTTGAAAGCGAGAATGGCCGCAATATTGAGATAGATACGAAGGTCTCTGGCTCCTACAAGGTCGCCAAGGCCCTCGGTTTCTACGTTGAGGACGAAGAAACAGGAGAAGTCTACAAGAGCGGCAAAAAGAAAGGGCAACCGAAGACCCGGAAGGTTCTTAAGCGGGATGACTCAAAGATCGACCGGAGAGAATGGGAGTTGCAGCTATCTAAATATGCTATTGAGTTTGAGAAGCGGGGTTTCAAGGTTGATGAACTGCGGATACAAGCGATTGTAAGGGATGGAAATACATACATCGCAAGAAGCCGGGGGGTTTTCAGGAACGTCTATTTCTTTAAAATCAATCGCATCCCTGATATGGAGGTACTGGCATATTTCGAAAGAAAGCGGGTTGCCCTCCTAATGGCTTTAGAGTTGGGTTGGTGTGATGAAATCTGTACCGCAGAGGAAAACTGGGACGGCCTCAAGTGTCAGAAATACTGCGAAGTTGCAGAGCATTGCAAGTATGGGAAATTTTTAAAACAGGAAAGGACGGTAGAGGAAATGGCTATTAAAGGATTGTCGGAGGTAAGGCGGTTGCCGCGCCTCGGCAAGATAAGATTAGGTATCAAAAAGAAGAACCAAAAGGGAGTTGAGTATCCGGCGGAAGTGGATTACTTCATCCTGGACCCGCAGACCCCATCGGACTTGGAGAATCAGAAGCTCATCGAGGAGTTCCAGCGACTCTACGGGGAGCAGCCAAAGTCGATCAAGATTATGTTCCCTGTCGCGGACTCGGATGTCTATTTCCCGCAGTTCTACAAGCGATACGGCTCAGGAGCGTCGCTCAAATGCAAGGGGGATGGGGAGACGGCAAGCTGCACAAAGCCAGAGTTTGCGGAGGGGTTGAAGCAGATCGGCAAGGATGAGCTTGACTTGATCCGGGTGCAATGCCATGGGAAAGAGTGCCCGTATTATCAGAAAAAGGAATGCTCAGAAGTTGGGACGTTGCAGATTCTATTGCCTGAGCTTCCCGGTGCTGGGGTCTGGCAGATTAGCACTGGATCGTTTCACTCTATCGTAAATGTGAATTCCTGCATCGAGTATATCAAGGCTGTCTGCGGACGCGCCCACATGATCCCACTGACGTTGGAGAGGAGGGAGCAGGAGACCAGCTACGACGGAAAGAAATCGAAACACTATATCCTGCACGTCAACATGGACTTCAGGCTGTCAGATATTCAGAAGTTTGCCATGATTGATCCAACAAAAGTGCTTCTTGAATTACCGGCCCCTGAAGCAGAAAAAGAGGATATCTTGTATCAGGAAAACAGGTCAGTTGATATTGACATGGCAACAGGGGAGGTTTTACAGCCAGGTGAACTTGATATCAGGACGATTATCCGTGACAGAATAACAGATATACAGAAAATCACTTCACAAACAGAGACTGAGGTATTGAAGGATTTTTCGAGTGCAAAGAAAAATGGGAAAGATGAAGTCATGTATGCCAGAGATTTAGATCACCTCATGAAAAGTGACGCATGGGCTAAAGACACCCTCAGTAAGATGGACCTGTGGATTAAAGCAAATACGCCACCGGCATCAGAATACGATCCGAGCACGGTGTTTAATGAAAAGGAGGTCCGGGCATGAAGATCATAGAATTGCAGTCAGAAAACATCAAACGCCTCAAGGCAGTGCGCATCAAACCTGACGGTTCTTTGGTACAAATCAGCGGAAAGAACGGCGCTGGGAAGTCGTCCGTTCTGGACAGCATCACAATGGCCCTTGCCGGCAAGGATACAATACCAGATAAGCCCATCAGGGAGGGAGAAGAAAAAGCCCGGGTAGTGGTGGATCTCGGGGACATCAGGGTCACGAGGACTTTTACCAGTAATGACAAGACTTACCTTGCAGTAGAAACAAAAGAGGGGGCGAAGTATCCGTCCCCTCAGGCGCTGCTAGACAAACTCACTGGCAGCCTCTCATTTGACCCGCTGGCTTTTACAAGGATGGAGCCTAAGAAACAGGTAGAGACCCTCAGGCAACTGGTGGGCATTGACTTCTCAGGGCTGGATAAGGAGCGGACAGCCCTCTATGAGGAGCGCCAGCGAGTCAACAGAATCCTCAGGGATATTGAAGGCAAACTGCAATCATTGCCGGAGGTCGAGGCACCGGATAAGGAAGTTGATATAGCCGCCTTGTCCGAAACCCATGCGGAGGCGGCGGCGCAGAAGAACCGGAATGCAGAAAAAAGGTTGCGGCTTGAAAGGCTAAATGATTTATCGGGCGTTCTGGAGGCAGCATTTGAGAAGGCCCGGGTAGAATTACAGAAAGCTGAGGAGGTATTGAAGGATCATTATAGAAAGTGTGTTGCACTCAAGAAAGAGATATCAGGTTTAAATGATCCTGATATGTCAGACATCACGGAACAACTCCGCACAGCAGAGGTGACCAACCGTCTCGTCAGGCAGAAGATTGAGCGAAACAAGGTC
This is a stretch of genomic DNA from Nitrospirota bacterium. It encodes these proteins:
- a CDS encoding site-specific integrase — translated: MRGHIRKRGKRYAVVIDTEPDEAGKRRQKWFSHRTRKEAETHLTNLLSQLLGGGTIPTHKLKTGEYLDQWLSDYASGSVAITTLKSYKETIKLHLKPCIGNIPLTKLSPQKIQGYYSERLTTGLSPTTVLYHHRVLRQALQHAVRWGLLVRNPCEMVDPPRKNKPEPKIWDEGQVKKFLISAQQSLYYRIYLMAIMTGMRQGEILGLRWQDVDLTRQVARIRQTFYRLGKVQLFKEPKSNKSRRAVPLPQIVVDELLNLREEQNDHRRLFGADYKDHDLIFCQQNGKPVHAHNLATRDFKRVTQGAKLPVIRFHDLRHCHATLLLHQGVHPKIVSERLGHSGIGITMDIYSHALPGLQEAAVKGLEDSLFGDKSANKLQTNQMEINDKSMFDEKGEDEFY
- a CDS encoding zinc ribbon domain-containing protein, with the protein product MPFVAVWIIGAILAYLLAKQKKRSIGGWVVCSLLLTPLVVLILLVLPEIKIEDFSKDGWKCLKCNEWRRKEAIECPYCKTKRSFTLSSDMKKCPYCAEMIKAEAIVCRYCGKELPGSGIETVIR
- a CDS encoding BRCT domain-containing protein produces the protein MPEEKDLIVTIGLGGVENEEKQTNDTVIRNNSKNLGPHGQPINRNFSAKRLTNRTIDELIGLCKGIQADRILHDSEARFLAHWLNLSREIVDTWPANILASRIEKILEDNIIDDGERAELFNLLSEITGCRPEHELIDYSTGEIIENLSHASTLLPLDKPAPPIIFESMQFCLTGKFCYGARNKCEREITYRGGIPQSNVTQKTNYLVIGLLGSTDWKHSTHGLKIKAAIELKEKGSPVSIISEEHWVKHL
- a CDS encoding helix-turn-helix domain-containing protein; its protein translation is MSENSATGIERFSHRRLLLTVKEAAEVLGLSPRMVYEFANRKMFPEGVVIRLGKSMYLSRPRLEIWLGAREKEEKERQELRVRTAGVVWPRY
- a CDS encoding HNH endonuclease translates to MRKKESREILRIKSINKFENSYIPIPESGCWIWVGHTELKDGYGRFYDYQTKKTFFAHRASWELFVGQIPVGGLVLHHCDTPPCVNPHHLFIGTVRDNYWDCHNKKRHSHGIKHGMSKLTEGDVRAIREDHKTNPEIAKRYGVTSTMIGYIKRHQNWRHVQ
- a CDS encoding ribbon-helix-helix protein, CopG family, whose amino-acid sequence is MATKPQTVKVMVFLKKSQVQRLDAIARKSAGTNRSVFIREAIDYYLRKG
- a CDS encoding AAA family ATPase, translated to MKIIELQSENIKRLKAVRIKPDGSLVQISGKNGAGKSSVLDSITMALAGKDTIPDKPIREGEEKARVVVDLGDIRVTRTFTSNDKTYLAVETKEGAKYPSPQALLDKLTGSLSFDPLAFTRMEPKKQVETLRQLVGIDFSGLDKERTALYEERQRVNRILRDIEGKLQSLPEVEAPDKEVDIAALSETHAEAAAQKNRNAEKRLRLERLNDLSGVLEAAFEKARVELQKAEEVLKDHYRKCVALKKEISGLNDPDMSDITEQLRTAEVTNRLVRQKIERNKVIAEQEKAEDEAVAYTKEIQDIDNKKQNILTSAKFPVPGLSFDESGVTYNGIPFAQASSGEQLRVSVAMGLALNPKIRVILIRDGSLLDTDNLRIIGEMAESSDAQIWIEKVSDGEGPGIVIEDGELKE